A stretch of the Papaver somniferum cultivar HN1 chromosome 6, ASM357369v1, whole genome shotgun sequence genome encodes the following:
- the LOC113288880 gene encoding SPX and EXS domain-containing protein 1-like isoform X3, with the protein MGYVILRDFANQLYPSTVLAIALYVLIPVTFSLYYQVNHESTFRSLKETLHAILCALFARGEPSFGEVFLADIITSMAKVFSDSISAMFLLIHLVGVPQVDAIFGPKSFAALVFTCLPFLLRLFQSLRLGLSGKTIHYWNTLKHLITMSVTVLSSFKFLLDDENTWIAKLFYPWIILGSLNTISCFVWDVKVDCTLTLTRRIPDRPVLRSRIFTEEQRWAWYVIVVADFFMRGSWTLRLSTILFTNTWIALLMSTIEIVRRSFWMMVRIEAQLEDMRLAAQSGDGAGNGPHVGMPLGP; encoded by the exons ATGGGGTACGTTATACTACGTGACTTTGCAAACCAACTCTATCCGTCTACTGTCTTGGCG ATTGCTTTATATGTACTCATTCCCGTCACGTTCTCACTATACTATCAGGTAAACCACGAGTCAACATTTCGATCTCTTAAAGAGACATTGCATGCTATATTGTGTGCGTTGTTTGCTCGAGGG GAGCCGTCGTTTGGTGAAGTATTTTTGGCTGATATTATCACTTCGATGGCCAAG GTGTTCTCAGATTCGATCTCGGCTATGTTTCTCTTG ATTCACCTTGTTGGAGTACCCCAAGTGGATGCAATTTTTGGGCCCAAGTCATTTGCAGCACTTGTTTTCACATGTTTACCATTTCTGCTTCGCTTATTTCAGAGCCTGAGATTGGGTTTGAGTGGAAAAACCATTCATTATTGGAACA CATTAAAGCACTTGATAACAATGTCGGTTACAGTGCTTTCATCGTTCAAGTTTCTTCTCGACGATGAAAACACTTGGATAGCAAAACTCTTTTATCCTTGGATTATATTGGGCAGCTTGAATACAATCTCCTGCTTTGTATGGGATGTGAAAGTGGACTGCACATTGACATTGACGAG ACGGATTCCAGACAGACCGGTTCTGCGGTCTAGAATTTTCACTGAAGAACAACGATGG GCATGGTATGTAATAGTAGTTGCCGACTTCTTCATGCGTGGAAGTTGGACGCTGAGATTGTCAACAATTTTATTCACCAATACCTGGATTGCCCTTCTCATGTCTACAATTGAAATAGTCCGGAGGTCATTTTGGATGATGGTGAGGATAGAAGCTCAACTTGAGGACATGCGGCTTGCTGCACAAAGTGGAGACGGAGCTGGTAATGGACCTCATGTTGGAATGCCTCTTGGACCTTGA
- the LOC113288880 gene encoding SPX and EXS domain-containing protein 1-like isoform X1, whose amino-acid sequence MRWFAKIDQTAGDTRRQVVDDAVAIFHPPFLLLGFWILISSIYSFMGYVILRDFANQLYPSTVLAIALYVLIPVTFSLYYQVNHESTFRSLKETLHAILCALFARGEPSFGEVFLADIITSMAKVFSDSISAMFLLIHLVGVPQVDAIFGPKSFAALVFTCLPFLLRLFQSLRLGLSGKTIHYWNTLKHLITMSVTVLSSFKFLLDDENTWIAKLFYPWIILGSLNTISCFVWDVKVDCTLTLTRRIPDRPVLRSRIFTEEQRWAWYVIVVADFFMRGSWTLRLSTILFTNTWIALLMSTIEIVRRSFWMMVRIEAQLEDMRLAAQSGDGAGNGPHVGMPLGP is encoded by the exons ATGAGGTGGTTTGCTAAGATTGATCAAACCGCTGGAGACACTAGACGACAAGTTGTTGATGATGCTGTAGCAATATTTCATCCACCGTTTCTTCTG TTGGGGTTCTGGATTTTAATCAGCAGCATCTATTCCTTTATGGGGTACGTTATACTACGTGACTTTGCAAACCAACTCTATCCGTCTACTGTCTTGGCG ATTGCTTTATATGTACTCATTCCCGTCACGTTCTCACTATACTATCAGGTAAACCACGAGTCAACATTTCGATCTCTTAAAGAGACATTGCATGCTATATTGTGTGCGTTGTTTGCTCGAGGG GAGCCGTCGTTTGGTGAAGTATTTTTGGCTGATATTATCACTTCGATGGCCAAG GTGTTCTCAGATTCGATCTCGGCTATGTTTCTCTTG ATTCACCTTGTTGGAGTACCCCAAGTGGATGCAATTTTTGGGCCCAAGTCATTTGCAGCACTTGTTTTCACATGTTTACCATTTCTGCTTCGCTTATTTCAGAGCCTGAGATTGGGTTTGAGTGGAAAAACCATTCATTATTGGAACA CATTAAAGCACTTGATAACAATGTCGGTTACAGTGCTTTCATCGTTCAAGTTTCTTCTCGACGATGAAAACACTTGGATAGCAAAACTCTTTTATCCTTGGATTATATTGGGCAGCTTGAATACAATCTCCTGCTTTGTATGGGATGTGAAAGTGGACTGCACATTGACATTGACGAG ACGGATTCCAGACAGACCGGTTCTGCGGTCTAGAATTTTCACTGAAGAACAACGATGG GCATGGTATGTAATAGTAGTTGCCGACTTCTTCATGCGTGGAAGTTGGACGCTGAGATTGTCAACAATTTTATTCACCAATACCTGGATTGCCCTTCTCATGTCTACAATTGAAATAGTCCGGAGGTCATTTTGGATGATGGTGAGGATAGAAGCTCAACTTGAGGACATGCGGCTTGCTGCACAAAGTGGAGACGGAGCTGGTAATGGACCTCATGTTGGAATGCCTCTTGGACCTTGA
- the LOC113288880 gene encoding SPX and EXS domain-containing protein 1-like isoform X2, producing the protein MRWFAKIDQTAGDTRRQVVDDAVAIFHPPFLLLGFWILISSIYSFMGYVILRDFANQLYPSTVLAIALYVLIPVTFSLYYQEPSFGEVFLADIITSMAKVFSDSISAMFLLIHLVGVPQVDAIFGPKSFAALVFTCLPFLLRLFQSLRLGLSGKTIHYWNTLKHLITMSVTVLSSFKFLLDDENTWIAKLFYPWIILGSLNTISCFVWDVKVDCTLTLTRRIPDRPVLRSRIFTEEQRWAWYVIVVADFFMRGSWTLRLSTILFTNTWIALLMSTIEIVRRSFWMMVRIEAQLEDMRLAAQSGDGAGNGPHVGMPLGP; encoded by the exons ATGAGGTGGTTTGCTAAGATTGATCAAACCGCTGGAGACACTAGACGACAAGTTGTTGATGATGCTGTAGCAATATTTCATCCACCGTTTCTTCTG TTGGGGTTCTGGATTTTAATCAGCAGCATCTATTCCTTTATGGGGTACGTTATACTACGTGACTTTGCAAACCAACTCTATCCGTCTACTGTCTTGGCG ATTGCTTTATATGTACTCATTCCCGTCACGTTCTCACTATACTATCAG GAGCCGTCGTTTGGTGAAGTATTTTTGGCTGATATTATCACTTCGATGGCCAAG GTGTTCTCAGATTCGATCTCGGCTATGTTTCTCTTG ATTCACCTTGTTGGAGTACCCCAAGTGGATGCAATTTTTGGGCCCAAGTCATTTGCAGCACTTGTTTTCACATGTTTACCATTTCTGCTTCGCTTATTTCAGAGCCTGAGATTGGGTTTGAGTGGAAAAACCATTCATTATTGGAACA CATTAAAGCACTTGATAACAATGTCGGTTACAGTGCTTTCATCGTTCAAGTTTCTTCTCGACGATGAAAACACTTGGATAGCAAAACTCTTTTATCCTTGGATTATATTGGGCAGCTTGAATACAATCTCCTGCTTTGTATGGGATGTGAAAGTGGACTGCACATTGACATTGACGAG ACGGATTCCAGACAGACCGGTTCTGCGGTCTAGAATTTTCACTGAAGAACAACGATGG GCATGGTATGTAATAGTAGTTGCCGACTTCTTCATGCGTGGAAGTTGGACGCTGAGATTGTCAACAATTTTATTCACCAATACCTGGATTGCCCTTCTCATGTCTACAATTGAAATAGTCCGGAGGTCATTTTGGATGATGGTGAGGATAGAAGCTCAACTTGAGGACATGCGGCTTGCTGCACAAAGTGGAGACGGAGCTGGTAATGGACCTCATGTTGGAATGCCTCTTGGACCTTGA